One segment of bacterium DNA contains the following:
- a CDS encoding metal ABC transporter permease: MPDFFAALASQGFLQHALAAGLLASVGCGVMGPFVVVKRITFLAGGIAHAVLGGMGVAAYLGGSPLVGALIAALAAALLIGAVRLKASEREDTLIGALWSVGMAVGILFIARTPGYNVDLMSALFGNILMVTAGHLRLMVGLDLLLVAVVAAFYKQLLAVAFDEEFARLRGVRVTFFYLLLLCLIAVTVVLLIQVVGLILVIALLTLPAAVAGQFAGSLSRMMWIAVLLGALICAGGLALSYGPDLPAGATIILLAGAVYLLSTLAGRILRRG, from the coding sequence ATGCCGGACTTCTTCGCCGCCCTCGCCAGCCAGGGTTTCCTCCAGCACGCGCTGGCGGCGGGCCTGCTCGCCAGCGTCGGCTGCGGCGTGATGGGGCCCTTCGTGGTCGTCAAGCGGATCACCTTCCTCGCCGGTGGCATCGCGCACGCGGTGCTGGGCGGCATGGGCGTGGCGGCCTACCTCGGCGGCTCGCCCCTGGTCGGCGCGCTGATCGCGGCGCTCGCCGCGGCCCTCTTGATCGGCGCCGTGCGCCTGAAGGCCAGCGAGCGCGAGGACACCCTGATCGGCGCCCTCTGGTCGGTGGGGATGGCCGTGGGCATTCTCTTCATCGCGCGCACGCCGGGCTACAACGTGGACCTGATGAGCGCGCTCTTCGGCAACATCCTGATGGTGACCGCGGGACACCTGCGCCTGATGGTGGGCCTGGACCTGCTGCTCGTCGCCGTCGTGGCGGCCTTCTACAAGCAGCTCCTCGCCGTCGCCTTCGACGAGGAGTTCGCCCGCCTGCGCGGCGTGCGCGTGACCTTCTTCTACCTGCTCCTGCTCTGCCTGATCGCCGTCACGGTGGTGCTGCTCATTCAGGTCGTGGGGCTCATCCTCGTCATCGCGCTGCTCACGCTGCCGGCGGCGGTGGCAGGCCAGTTCGCGGGCTCGCTGAGCCGGATGATGTGGATCGCCGTGCTGCTCGGCGCGCTGATCTGCGCGGGCGGCCTCGCGCTGAGCTACGGACCCGACCTGCCGGCCGGCGCGACGATCATCCTGCTCGCCGGCGCCGTCTACCTGCTCTCGACGCTCGCCGGGCGCATCCTGCGCCGCGGCTGA